A single Nicotiana tabacum cultivar K326 chromosome 5, ASM71507v2, whole genome shotgun sequence DNA region contains:
- the LOC107802251 gene encoding pentatricopeptide repeat-containing protein At3g53170 isoform X2: MQCAMELQLSSTFLSSSISSPYLMIVPKQHINQQKAQVLSIKSSSLNPENTSGGLQKSSKKDLSRLLRTEAAIRGIERKADSEKYTNLWPKAVLEALDDSIKQNRWDSALKIFGLLRKQHWYEPRCHTYAKLLVMLGKCKQPNQASLLFEIMLADGLQPTLDVYTALVSAYGFSGLLDEALRTIDDMKSVSNCKPDVYTYSILINCCTKFRRFDMIEYILAEMAYLGIECTSVTYNTLIDGYGKAKLFELMESSLTDMIESETASPDVFTLNSVIGSYGCCGKLEIMEKWFEKFQVMGIKPDVMTFNILIKSYGRAGMYQKMESVLDFMRNRFYSPTVVTYNIIIEIFGKVGLIMNMEEFFLQMKHQGVKPTSFTYCSLVSAYGRAGLLEKVDSIMRQVENSDVVLDTPFFNCIISTFGQAGDLERMVALFLEMKVRKCKPNYITFSTMIQAYDSQGMIEAANDLKSKLITACESNEMIRG; this comes from the exons ATGCAGTGCGCTATGGAGCTTCAATTGTCTTCCACTTTCCTCTCATCCTCCATCTCCAGCCCCTATTTGATGATAGTCCCCAAACAACATATAAACCAACAAAAAGCACAAGTTTTGAGTATCAAATCATCAAGTTTAAATCCAGAAAACACTTCGGGAGGCCTGCAAAAAAGTTCAAAGAAAGATCTGTCTCGTTTACTGAGAACAGAAGCCGCTATTAGAGGTATCGAGAGGAAAGCCGACTCTGAGAAATACACTAACCTTTGGCCCAAAGCTGTTTTGGAGGCTCTCGATGATTCTATTAAACAAAACCGTTGGGACTCTGCTCTTAAG ATTTTTGGCCTTCTTCGCAAGCAACATTGGTATGAGCCAAGATGCCACACATATGCTAAGCTTTTGGTAATGCTCGGCAAGTGCAAGCAGCCAAATCAAGCTAGCTTACTTTTTGAGATCATGCTAGCCGATGGGCTTCAACCAACACTAGATGTTTACACTGCACTTGTTAGTGCATATGGCTTTAGTGGCCTCCTTGATGAAGCGCTGCGCACCATTGATGATATGAAATCAGTTAGTAATTGCAAGCCTGATGTGTATACTTACTCAATCCTTATTAATTGCTGCACTAAATTTCGTCGTTTTGATATGATTGAATATATTTTAGCCGAGATGGCATATTTGGGAATAGAATGTACTTCTGTGACTTACAATACCTTAATTGACGGCTATGGTAAAGCTAAGCTGTTTGAGCTGATGGAAAGCTCCTTGACAGATATGATCGAAAGTGAGACTGCCTCTCCAGACGTTTTCACCTTGAATTCAGTAATTGGGTCCTATGGTTGCTGTGGGAAACTTGAGATAATGgagaaatggtttgaaaaatTTCAGGTAATGGGAATAAAGCCAGATGTTATGACATTTAACATTCTAATCAAGTCATATGGAAGAGCTGGCATGTATCAGAAAATGGAGTCTGTACTTGATTTTATGAGGAACCGGTTCTATTCCCCAACAGTTGTGACATACAATATTATCATTGAGATATTTGGGAAGGTGGGACTTATTATGAACATGGAAGAGTTTTTCCTACAGATGAAGCACCAAGGAGTGAAGCCAACCTCATTCACTTATTGCTCTCTTGTTAGTGCTTATGGTAGAGCTGGACTTTTGGAAAAAGTTGATTCAATCATGAGGCAAGTAGAGAATTCGGACGTAGTTCTGGATACTCCTTTTTTCAATTGCATCATTAGTACTTTTGGTCAAGCTGGTGATTTAGAGAGGATGGTGGCATTGTTCTTGGAAATGAAGGTCAGAAAATGTAAACCAAACTACATCACATTTTCTACCATGATCCAGGCCTACGATTCACAAGGGATGATCGAAGCTGCCAATGACTTGAAGAGTAAACTGATTACTGCTTGTG AATCAAATGAAATGATCAGAGGCTAG
- the LOC107802251 gene encoding uncharacterized protein LOC107802251 isoform X1 — MQCAMELQLSSTFLSSSISSPYLMIVPKQHINQQKAQVLSIKSSSLNPENTSGGLQKSSKKDLSRLLRTEAAIRGIERKADSEKYTNLWPKAVLEALDDSIKQNRWDSALKIFGLLRKQHWYEPRCHTYAKLLVMLGKCKQPNQASLLFEIMLADGLQPTLDVYTALVSAYGFSGLLDEALRTIDDMKSVSNCKPDVYTYSILINCCTKFRRFDMIEYILAEMAYLGIECTSVTYNTLIDGYGKAKLFELMESSLTDMIESETASPDVFTLNSVIGSYGCCGKLEIMEKWFEKFQVMGIKPDVMTFNILIKSYGRAGMYQKMESVLDFMRNRFYSPTVVTYNIIIEIFGKVGLIMNMEEFFLQMKHQGVKPTSFTYCSLVSAYGRAGLLEKVDSIMRQVENSDVVLDTPFFNCIISTFGQAGDLERMVALFLEMKVRKCKPNYITFSTMIQAYDSQGMIEAANDLKSKLITACGTLATHTIQPLFFLMHIIFASLYESSQTYS; from the exons ATGCAGTGCGCTATGGAGCTTCAATTGTCTTCCACTTTCCTCTCATCCTCCATCTCCAGCCCCTATTTGATGATAGTCCCCAAACAACATATAAACCAACAAAAAGCACAAGTTTTGAGTATCAAATCATCAAGTTTAAATCCAGAAAACACTTCGGGAGGCCTGCAAAAAAGTTCAAAGAAAGATCTGTCTCGTTTACTGAGAACAGAAGCCGCTATTAGAGGTATCGAGAGGAAAGCCGACTCTGAGAAATACACTAACCTTTGGCCCAAAGCTGTTTTGGAGGCTCTCGATGATTCTATTAAACAAAACCGTTGGGACTCTGCTCTTAAG ATTTTTGGCCTTCTTCGCAAGCAACATTGGTATGAGCCAAGATGCCACACATATGCTAAGCTTTTGGTAATGCTCGGCAAGTGCAAGCAGCCAAATCAAGCTAGCTTACTTTTTGAGATCATGCTAGCCGATGGGCTTCAACCAACACTAGATGTTTACACTGCACTTGTTAGTGCATATGGCTTTAGTGGCCTCCTTGATGAAGCGCTGCGCACCATTGATGATATGAAATCAGTTAGTAATTGCAAGCCTGATGTGTATACTTACTCAATCCTTATTAATTGCTGCACTAAATTTCGTCGTTTTGATATGATTGAATATATTTTAGCCGAGATGGCATATTTGGGAATAGAATGTACTTCTGTGACTTACAATACCTTAATTGACGGCTATGGTAAAGCTAAGCTGTTTGAGCTGATGGAAAGCTCCTTGACAGATATGATCGAAAGTGAGACTGCCTCTCCAGACGTTTTCACCTTGAATTCAGTAATTGGGTCCTATGGTTGCTGTGGGAAACTTGAGATAATGgagaaatggtttgaaaaatTTCAGGTAATGGGAATAAAGCCAGATGTTATGACATTTAACATTCTAATCAAGTCATATGGAAGAGCTGGCATGTATCAGAAAATGGAGTCTGTACTTGATTTTATGAGGAACCGGTTCTATTCCCCAACAGTTGTGACATACAATATTATCATTGAGATATTTGGGAAGGTGGGACTTATTATGAACATGGAAGAGTTTTTCCTACAGATGAAGCACCAAGGAGTGAAGCCAACCTCATTCACTTATTGCTCTCTTGTTAGTGCTTATGGTAGAGCTGGACTTTTGGAAAAAGTTGATTCAATCATGAGGCAAGTAGAGAATTCGGACGTAGTTCTGGATACTCCTTTTTTCAATTGCATCATTAGTACTTTTGGTCAAGCTGGTGATTTAGAGAGGATGGTGGCATTGTTCTTGGAAATGAAGGTCAGAAAATGTAAACCAAACTACATCACATTTTCTACCATGATCCAGGCCTACGATTCACAAGGGATGATCGAAGCTGCCAATGACTTGAAGAGTAAACTGATTACTGCTTGTGGTACTTTGGCTACTCATACTATCCAGCCTCTGTTTTTTCTTATGCATATCATTTTTGCTTCATTGTATGAATCCTCACAGACTTACAGTTAG